One stretch of Deinococcus roseus DNA includes these proteins:
- a CDS encoding glycine--tRNA ligase subunit alpha — MQYFQDLILELDKFWAENGCVITQPYDTEVGAGTFYPSTFLRALDKKPWRTAYVAPSRRPADGRYGENPYRFQYYFQYQVILKPNPSDVQELYLQSLYRLGIDPNKHDIRFVEDNWESPTLGAWGLGWEVWLDGMEITQFTYFQQVGSIDVFPVTAEITYGLERIALYLQGKNHAFDLEYAPPPITGAPPVLMGDIRRDFEWQHSDYNFNGVNKDLQRQNFENYESEANRLLASGHVYPGYEFVMRASHCFNLLDASGSISHAERQAYIGRVRKIAAKAAQAYVDHENNKEAQKQASQEVQK, encoded by the coding sequence ATGCAATACTTTCAGGACCTGATTCTGGAACTGGACAAATTCTGGGCCGAGAACGGCTGCGTGATCACCCAGCCTTACGACACCGAGGTGGGGGCAGGAACCTTTTATCCCTCGACCTTTTTGCGTGCCCTGGACAAGAAACCCTGGCGCACCGCTTATGTGGCCCCCAGCCGCAGACCTGCAGACGGGCGTTACGGCGAGAACCCCTACCGCTTCCAGTACTACTTTCAGTACCAGGTGATTCTGAAGCCCAACCCCAGCGACGTGCAGGAACTGTACCTGCAGAGCCTGTACCGCCTGGGCATCGACCCCAACAAGCACGACATCCGCTTTGTGGAAGACAACTGGGAAAGCCCAACCCTGGGGGCCTGGGGCCTGGGCTGGGAGGTGTGGCTGGACGGCATGGAAATCACCCAGTTCACCTACTTCCAGCAGGTCGGGAGCATCGACGTGTTCCCTGTGACGGCAGAAATCACTTACGGTCTGGAGCGCATCGCGCTGTACCTGCAGGGGAAAAACCATGCCTTTGATCTGGAGTACGCTCCGCCACCAATCACCGGAGCGCCTCCGGTCCTGATGGGCGACATCCGTCGGGATTTCGAGTGGCAGCACAGTGATTACAACTTCAACGGGGTGAACAAGGACCTGCAGCGCCAGAACTTCGAGAATTACGAATCAGAGGCCAACCGCCTGCTGGCTTCCGGTCATGTGTACCCCGGTTACGAGTTCGTGATGCGGGCTTCCCATTGCTTCAATCTGCTGGACGCTTCCGGCAGCATCTCCCATGCAGAGCGTCAGGCTTACATTGGCCGGGTGCGCAAAATTGCTGCAAAAGCCGCCCAGGCCTACGTGGACCATGAGAACAACAAAGAAGCCCAGAAACAGGCCAGCCAGGAGGTGCAAAAATGA
- a CDS encoding M12 family metallopeptidase, whose translation MKTSKMNPGKLLIATLTLSLVLASCGKPAVQEKAEDIKTQTFSNGETFNYRVLDGLIISDDIIVGTEQEFSGMVSKYEEILVARQDPEAQNNKVSPQGVGIIKNCDITFFFTTCQDSRWKDGKIYYSVDNTFTQTEKQSIAVALADWNMRVTGVKWIYQPAAANRVAFTRETDPNACGHSSIGYKGGVQQLRLQCFSQGVVQHEMGHAAGLFHEQSRCDRDNYVTIQWANIKSGYSGNFNKACGNTVSDYGAYNYNSVMHYGAYGFSSNGKPTIVPKNGVALSAIGQRVALDAGDVSALNKMYAAGTVKYF comes from the coding sequence ATGAAAACCAGCAAAATGAACCCCGGAAAACTGTTGATCGCCACCCTGACCCTCAGCCTTGTCCTCGCCTCTTGTGGAAAACCTGCCGTGCAGGAAAAAGCCGAAGACATCAAAACCCAGACTTTCAGCAACGGAGAGACCTTCAATTACCGCGTTCTGGACGGCCTGATCATCTCGGATGACATCATCGTGGGAACCGAGCAGGAATTCTCTGGCATGGTCAGCAAGTACGAAGAAATTCTGGTGGCCAGACAGGACCCCGAAGCGCAGAACAACAAGGTGAGTCCGCAGGGCGTGGGCATCATCAAGAACTGTGACATCACCTTCTTCTTCACCACCTGCCAGGACTCCCGCTGGAAAGACGGCAAGATCTACTACTCTGTAGACAACACCTTCACCCAGACCGAGAAGCAGTCCATTGCGGTGGCCCTGGCAGACTGGAACATGCGGGTGACCGGAGTCAAGTGGATTTACCAGCCTGCAGCAGCCAACCGGGTGGCCTTCACCCGCGAAACCGACCCCAACGCTTGCGGTCACAGCAGCATCGGGTACAAGGGGGGCGTGCAACAACTTCGCCTGCAATGCTTCAGCCAGGGTGTGGTGCAGCACGAGATGGGCCACGCAGCAGGCCTCTTCCACGAGCAGAGCCGTTGCGACCGCGACAACTATGTGACCATTCAGTGGGCCAACATCAAGAGCGGTTACTCTGGAAACTTCAACAAAGCTTGCGGAAACACCGTCAGCGATTACGGAGCCTACAACTACAACAGCGTGATGCACTACGGGGCTTACGGTTTCAGCAGCAACGGCAAACCCACCATCGTTCCCAAAAACGGCGTGGCCCTGAGCGCCATCGGACAGCGGGTGGCCCTGGATGCCGGAGATGTCTCTGCCCTGAACAAGATGTACGCTGCAGGAACCGTCAAGTATTTCTGA
- a CDS encoding response regulator transcription factor, whose product MKNIVLLGDLSVNALRMQLYFEDHNMAVMLCTQTDALEGFPVPDALIVEVQDRLRLKEWLPALRSSWDIPILLLASRLDRTKTAQLLDLGADDCVYKPADPAEVHAHLQALWRRYPLSLQHRQPTEML is encoded by the coding sequence ATGAAAAACATTGTGCTGCTGGGTGATCTCTCTGTGAATGCCCTGAGGATGCAACTTTATTTTGAAGACCATAACATGGCCGTGATGCTTTGCACCCAGACGGATGCACTGGAGGGTTTTCCCGTCCCGGATGCCCTGATTGTGGAGGTGCAGGACCGCTTGCGCCTGAAAGAGTGGCTGCCTGCATTGCGGTCCAGCTGGGACATCCCCATCCTGCTGCTGGCCTCCCGCCTGGACCGCACGAAAACCGCTCAACTGCTGGACCTGGGAGCAGACGATTGCGTGTACAAACCTGCCGATCCTGCAGAAGTGCATGCCCATTTGCAGGCCCTGTGGCGGCGTTATCCGCTGTCTTTGCAGCACAGACAACCCACAGAAATGCTCTGA